In one Lasioglossum baleicum chromosome 17, iyLasBale1, whole genome shotgun sequence genomic region, the following are encoded:
- the LOC143217694 gene encoding uncharacterized protein LOC143217694, with amino-acid sequence MSILVKTMDKYHEWHRSYIESLQCCINYLSSAKNELSGSKKSSLTSTMCHMQTLNVSLHKRISSPHTACETNGYRARYRTSEFLSSLKASVTLEEKFMQHANEVSVKSFGTRNVALFRTSNLRQWYQRDVVPTILTSLEEFQERDSGWALSKILHLIVNFSKYQPLQAGCAAQTYLPRTIQLKKAVVNVNSKDEVFNHPCCSKTFEERKNDVSVNVFEWVRKKCVTLHLTEKKRRRHVNLLFIQNALSKHKCTKHICDRCLQYFYTQERLNIHTIDCERMNDCALALPTSEDKWLHFKNFANKEQYQQHHAFSIGYYMHCRYDESLCEYQVYREKEGCAAWFANRLYELSRKLQPIFDKTVPMNPLTEAEKLNFRTATHCHVCEKTLEENDIRVRYDAHFIIKELANSFEGRIDVLPLTKEKCISFTKVVAKTDEKRNYTKFLKFRFIDSFKFLNSSLDKKGVFPYDYLTSDDKLNDTCLPPREAFYNRLNGSDISDVDYLHAYTVWSRFTIQTLGQCVFENFRDDCIENYKLDPAHYYTLPGFAWDVMLKMTKIELELFTDVDMLLFVERGIRGGLSQCSHRYAHANNKYLSTHDSSKPSTYLMYFYMNNLYGWAMSQPLPHRDFRWVEDIDNFNVESIPIDSSVGYILEVDLEYPRDIHDAHADLPFCPSHDAATSSSQRKKFIEF; translated from the exons ATGTCAATACTGGTGAAAACTATGGACAAGTATCACGAATGGCATCGCTCGTACATCGAGTCTCTGCAGtgctgcatcaattatctatccaGTGCAAAGAATGAATTGTCGGGAAGCAAGAAATCTAGTTTAACATCAACTATGTGTCATATGCAAACTTTGAACGTTTCGTTGCACAAACGTATTTCCTCGCCACACACCG caTGCGAAACGAATGGTTACAGGGCGCGTTACAGAACTTCAGAATTCCTTTCATCGCTGAAAGCTAGCGTGACGTTGGAGGAGAAATTCATGCAGCACGCCAACGAGGTTTCCGTGAAAAGTTTCGGCACGCGAAACGTTGCATTGTTTCGGACGAGCAATCTACGACAGTGGTATCAGAGAGACGTTGTGCCAACGATTTTGACATCGTTGGAAGAGTTTCAAGAGCGAGACAGCGGATGGGCGTTGTCGAAGATACTACATTTGATTGTGAACTTTAGCAAATACCAGCCGCTGCAAGCCGGCTGTGCCGCTCAAACCTACTTGCCTCGAACGATACAGCTGAAAAAAGCGGTCGTGAACGTGAATAGCAAGGATGAG GTTTTCAATCACCCATGCTGTTCAAAGACATTCGAAGAACGAAAAAACGATGTTTCCGTAAACGTGTTCGAATGGGTGCGCAAGAAATGTGTAACGCTTCATTTGACTGAGAAGAAACGGAGGAGACATGTCAACTTGCTGTTTATCCAGAATGCT CTTAGCAAGCATAAGTGCACGAAGCATATTTGCGATCG GTGCCTGCAATATTTTTACACACAGGAGAGATTAAACATTCATACGATCGACTGCGAACGAATGAATGATTGTGCTCTGGCGCTTCCAACGAGCGAAGATAAATGGTTGCACTTTAAAAACTTTGCAAACAAAGAACAG TATCAACAACACCACGCGTTTAGTATAGGATACTATATGCATTGTCGCTACGACGAATCGCTGTGCGAGTATCAGGTTTATCGCGAGAAAGAGGGATGCGCTGCATGGTTTGCGAACAGGTTGTACGAGCTGAGTCGGAAATTACAGCCGATATTTGATAAAACGGTGCCAATGAATCCACTAACTGAAGCGGAAAAGTTAAATTTTCGTACGGCCACACATTGTCATGTCTGCGAGAAAACGTTGGAGGAAAACGATATACGAGTGC GCTACGATGCACATTTCATcataaaagaattagcaaattcGTTCGAGGGACGGATAGACGTGTTACCATTGACGAAAGAGAAGTGTATCTCATTCACGAAAGTTGTTGCGAAGACAGATGAAAAGAGAAATTATACAAAGTTCTTGAAATTTCGCTTCATCGATTCATTCAAGTTCTTGAACTCGAGTCTGGACAA AAAAGGCGTGTTTCCATACGACTATCTGACATCGGACgataaattaaatgatacatGTTTACCGCCGCGCGAAGCATTTTACAATCGGTTAAATGGTAGCGATATATCCGACGTCGATTACCTTCACGCGTATACGGTTTGGTCGCGTTTCACTATACAAACGCTAGGACA AtgtgttttcgaaaattttcgcgatgACTGTATCGAGAATTACAAGCTCGATCCAGCACATTATTAcacgctccccggtttcgcgtGGGACGTGATGTTGAAAATGACGAAGATTGAATTGGAGTTGTTCACCGACGTCGATATGCTTTTGTTCGTGGAGCGAGGAATACGTGGTGGATTGAGCCAGTGTTCTCACAGATATGCACATgcaaacaacaaatatttgtCTACGCACGATTCGAGTAAACCATCCACCTACTTAATGTATTTTTACATGAATAATTTGTATGGTTGGGCTATGTCGCAACCTCTACCGCACAGAGACTTTCGATGGGTGGAGGACATAGATAATTTCAACGTCGAATCCATTCCAATCGATAGCTCTGTAGGATACATTTTGGAGGTTGATTTAGAGTATCCACGCGACATTCACGATGCTCACGCAGATCTTCCGTTTTGTCCAAGTCACGATGCAGCAACCAGTTCGAGTCAAAGAAA aaaattcatcgaattcTAG
- the LOC143217693 gene encoding uncharacterized protein LOC143217693, whose translation MESRNHGKLFLLEHDESQIVGAKLPSIGQVLRVLFYNLRKVKLNLRSSSYLVVKEVEVLWEKAKIPFRQSHHSIEKLESLYQKWRLLQKNSTRRSQLQDNKEQQFLDQLDDLFDIAHVDALEMITIDEDKHFLLNQRKKGRPGSMIGGDRVLYAKEQRQALRQAKEETRRVKTQAAMQEETINFASIASPDDDEENRQCTEDEDEDPALESNASDCDATEPGPSKPKRKRGSKQVITLKLMSTLCHIIVAIS comes from the exons ATGGAGAGTAGAAATCACggaaaactgttcttattagaacatgacgAAAGTCAAATTGTAggcgctaagttgccatcgataGGGCAAGTTTTAAGagttttgttttacaatttacggaaagtgaaattgaaccttcgatCTAGCTCATATCTTGTTGTGAAAGAAGTGGAAGTGTTGTGGGAGAAGGCAAAAATTCCATTCAGGCAAAGCCATCACAGcatcgagaaattggagtcctTATACCAGAAGTGGAGGCTGTTACAAAAGAATTCTACACGACGATCGCAGCTACAAGATAACAAGGAACAacagtttcttgatcaattagatgATCTTTTCGATATCGCACATGTTGATGCTTTAGAAATGATCACGATCGATGaagataaacattttcttctgaACCAAAGAAAAAAAGGACGACCAGGATCGATGATTGGAGGAGATCGAGTTCTTTACGCAAAAGAACAGAGACAAGCGCTTCGTCAAGCAAAAGAAGAAACACGTCGAGTTAAAACGCAAGCAGCTATGCAAG AAGAAACAATCAACTTTGCATCAATTGCATCacccgacgacgacgaagaaaatCGGCAATGTACTgaggatgaggatgaggatCCTGCGCTGGAGTCCAATGCGAGCGATTGCGATGCAACAGAACCTGGTCCGAGCAAACCTAAACGAAAACGCGGTTCAAAACAGGTTATTACGCTAAAGCTTATGTCAACACTTTGCCATATAATTGTAGCAATTTCTTAA